A single region of the Sorghum bicolor cultivar BTx623 chromosome 9, Sorghum_bicolor_NCBIv3, whole genome shotgun sequence genome encodes:
- the LOC8077023 gene encoding uncharacterized protein At5g19025, with product MADCRSLIEFLRAFEQHRRRASSSDASSPRPRRASLSSSSSSSTTTASRSRSRGRLFPALCDHSALAAVDALALLASLAALAFLAAPYARLLAVEARDAVATVATRHPAAPCVPLAAGVAAGAAVLAWDAASHRARRCGRPRCRGLRKAVEYDIQLETEECVRGLLPLSHGVGGGAAATWPVAGLGDEHRELEAVLRKMAPPNGRTVLIFRAPCGCPKERVEVWGAKKVRRMKK from the coding sequence ATGGCGGACTGCCGCAGCCTCATCGAATTCCTCCGGGCCTTCGAGCAGCACCGGCGCCGCGCCTCCTCCTCGGACGCTTCCTCCCCGCGCCCCCGCCGCGCgtccctctcctcctcctcctcctcctccaccaccaccgcctcgcgGTCGCGATCGCGGGGCCGGCTATTCCCCGCCCTCTGCGACCATTCCGCGCTGGCCGCGGTCGACGCGCTCGCGCTCCTCGCGTCGCTCGCCGCTCTCGCGTTCCTTGCAGCGCCCTACGCGCGGCTGCTGGCTGTCGAGGCGCGGGACGCGGTGGCCACGGTGGCGACGCGCCACCCGGCGGCGCCGTGCGTGCCACTGGCCGCGGGCGTGGCGGCTGGGGCCGCCGTGCTGGCGTGGGACGCCGCGTCGCACCGAGCGCGCCGGTGCGGCAGGCCCCGGTGCCGCGGCCTGCGCAAGGCCGTGGAGTACGACATCCAGCTCGAGACGGAGGAGTGCGTGCGCGGCCTGCTGCCGCTTTCGCACGGCGTAGGAGGCGGGGCCGCGGCCACGTGGCCAGTGGCGGGGCTTGGGGACGAGCACCGGGAGCTTGAGGCGGTGCTCAGGAAGATGGCGCCGCCCAATGGCCGTACCGTGCTTATCTTCCGTGCGCCGTGCGGGTGCCCAAAAGAGAGGGTGGAGGTCTGGGGCGCTAAGAAGGTGCGCCGGATGAAGAAGTAG
- the LOC8077024 gene encoding myb-related protein 2 has translation MYHQHQGPSELFTTRTSFPMEQHLFLRGGNAQGDSGLVLSTDAKPRLKWTPELHQRFVDAVNQLGGAEKATPKTVMRLMGIPGLTLYHLKSHLQKYRLSKNLQAQANVSTSKNAIGCTSVADRIPGTSAATMSSTNVVPQAEKTIQIGEALQMQIEVQRQLNEQLEVQRHLQLRIEAQGKYLQAVLEQAQETLGKQNLGPANLEDAKIKISELVSQVSTECFSNAITDVKGSSSVHRLEPRQIQFVESSTNSYLSVAEGFIKEHRLQHHGVLKAYDDSSLFCRKRSHEHETQFALNRSLSERRMAHLQNEEGYSKAEFGYESDTEMAHEYAEPQKNGGGSTTSSASGSKVDAEKLYLEEQNCARQAVEYPRESKLVDFEHPCSGKKLDLNTHNVDDTDQAYRHFDLNGFSWS, from the exons ATGTATCACCAACATCAGGGCCCGAGTGAGCTCTTCACCACGAGAACATCCTTTCCAATGGAGCAGCATCTGTTTTTGCGTGGAGGAAATGCCCAAGGAGATTCTGGGCTGGTTCTCTCAACTGACGCTAAACCAAGGCTGAAATGGACACCTGAGTTACATCAGCGATTTGTAGATGCAGTCAATCAATTAGGTGGAGCAGAGA AAGCTACTCCAAAAACAGTCATGAGGCTCATGGGAATTCCAGGACTCACCTTGTACCATTTGAAAAGCCATCTCCAG AAATACAGGCTTAGCAAGAACCTCCAAGCTCAAGCAAATGTCAGTACATCAAAGAATG CCATAGGATGTACATCCGTTGCTGATAGGATTCCTGGAACAAGCGCAGCTACAATGAGCAGTACAAATGTCGTTCCACAGGCAGAGAA GACTATTCAAATTGGTGAAGCACTTCAGATGCAAATTGAGGTTCAGAGGCAGCTAAATGAACAACTTGAG GTGCAAAGGCATCTACAACTACGAATTGAAGCCCAAGGGAAATACCTGCAGGCAGTTTTGGAGCAGGCACAAGAGACACTTGGAAAACAGAATTTGGGTCCTGCAAACCTGGAagatgcaaaaataaaaatatcagaGTTAGTTTCACAAGTATCAACTGAATGCTTCAGTAATGCGATTACAGATGTAAAAGGAAGTTCAAGTGTGCATAGATTAGAGCCCAGACAAATCCAGTTTGTTGAAAGTTCAACAAATAGTTATTTGTCTGTGGCTgaaggattcatcaaggagcacAGACTACAGCACCATGGAGTACTAAAAGCATATGATGATAGTTCATTATTTTGCAGAAAAAGATCTCATGAACATGAGACCCAGTTTGCCCTTAACAGAAGCCTAAGTGAGCGTAGGATGGCTCATTTGCAGAATGAGGAAGGATACAGTAAAGCAGAGTTTGGGTATGAAAGTGACACAGAAATGGCACATGAGTATGCTGAACCTCAAaagaatggtggaggtagcaccACCAGTTCGGCGTCAGGAAGCAAAGTAGATGCAGAGAAGCTATATCTGGAAGAACAAAACTGCGCAAGACAGGCAGTTGAATACCCCAGAGAAAGCAAGCTAGTAGATTTTGAGCATCCGTGCTCTGGGAAGAAACTTGATCTGAACACCCACAATGTCGATGACACTGATCAAGCTTACAGACATTTTGACTTGAATGGCTTCAGCTGGAGCTGA
- the LOC8064158 gene encoding E3 ubiquitin-protein ligase RING1-like, whose translation MPATCPVTSLLFVPLHHPTTPVPPKLPRTGARRRRTSAVVQSASASRGNSRQREARIWRMTEAAVTRYWCHGCEKAIEEAMGEEIKCPFCDGGFIEEMIGEEFEGLVSQQSERDLSQWGTSNNPFEQPGSAADSEDEDDDDDDIGREFEGFIRRHGRASALRRVLDSIQDDLRADRERDHSVLINAFNQALALQGSVLDADEARDDQGGSNNDDGLLEEYVLGAGLSLLLQHLAENDPNRYGTPPAKKEAVEALPTVQIAEVVSCSVCLDDLELGSHAKQMPCEHKFHSPCILPWLELHSSCPVCRFELPSEETKDLNEPSNVDRTESTQEEVRADGPENDSESSNRAWALVPWFSGLFSTPEPQTARGAFTDQQTPSASGTNPNAGES comes from the exons ATGCCAGCCACCTGCCCCGTAACTTCTTTGTTGTTTGTTCCCCTTCATCATCCTACTACTCCCGTTCCGCCGAAGCTACCGAGGACGGGCGCACGCAGGCGGAGGACCAGCGCCGTCGTCCAATCCGCATCCGCTAGTAGGGGGAACAGCCGGCAGCGCGAAG CAAGGATTTGGAGGATGACAGAAGCTGCAGTTACAAGGTACTGGTGCCATGGATGTGAGAAGGCCATTGAGGAGGCCATGGGGGAGGAGATCAAGTGCCCATTCTGTGATGGTGGATTCATTGAAGAGATGATCGGGGAGGAATTTGAGGGGTTGGTCAGTCAGCAGTCAGAGCGGGATTTATCACAATGGGGAACGTCAAACAACCCTTTTGAGCAGCCAGGATCGGCAGCAGACAGTGAGGATGaagatgacgacgatgatgatATAGGCCGTGAATTTGAGGGTTTCATCAGGAGGCATGGACGAGCATCAGCTCTGCGTCGTGTGCTTGACAGCATCCAGGATGACCTTAGAGCTGACAGGGAAAGGGACCACTCCGTTCTGATCAATGCCTTCAACCAAGCCCTCGCTCTGCAAGGCTCGGTACTTGACGCTGATGAGGCTCGAGATGACCAAGGTGGATCTAACAATGATGATGGCTTGCTTGAAGAATATGTCCTGGGGGCTGGGCTGAGCCTGCTGCTTCAACATTTGGCTGAGAATGACCCAAACCGGTATGGCACCCCTCCTGCAAAGAAAGAGGCGGTTGAAGCTCTGCCCACTGTCCAAATAGCAGAGGTTGTCAGCTGTTCAGTCTGCCTTGATGATCTTGAGCTGGGGTCCCATGCAAAGCAGATGCCTTGCGAGCATAAGTTCCACTCTCCTTGTATCCTGCCATGGCTTGAACTCCATAGCTCCTGCCCTGTGTGCCGGTTTGAGCTGCCATCTGAAGAGACGAAAGATTTGAATGAGCCTAGCAATGTCGACAGAACAGAGAGCACCCAAGAGGAAGTCAGGGCTGATGGCCCTGAAAATGACAGTGAGAGCAGTAACAGAGCATGGGCCCTTGTTCCTTGGTTCAGTGGGCTATTCTCAACACCTGAACCGCAAACTGCCAGAGGCGCTTTCACCGATCAACAGACTCCATCCGCTTCTGGAACCAACCCGAATGCTGGGGAAAGTTGA
- the LOC8064159 gene encoding NADH--cytochrome b5 reductase 1: protein MEFLHGQRLETTVAIAVAVVAVAAGAAYLFLRSRKTRGCLDPENFKEFKLVEKRQLSHNVAKFKFALPTPTSALGLPIGQHISCRGQDAAGEEVIKPYTPTTLDSDLGSFELVIKMYPQGRMSHHFREMKVGDYMSVKGPKGRFKYLPGQVRAFGMIAGGSGITPMFQVTRAILENPKDNTKVHLIYANVTYDDILLKEELDSMAKNYPDRFKIYYVLNQPPEVWDGGVGFVSKEMIQTHCPVPAADIQVLRCGPPPMNKAMAAHLDDLGYTKEMQFQF, encoded by the exons ATGGAGTTCCTGCACGGGCAGAGGCTGGAGACCACGGTGGCCATCGCGGTGgccgtcgtcgccgtcgccgcggggGCCGCCTACCTCTTCCTCCGCAGCAGGAAGACCAGGG GCTGCCTGGACCCCGAGAACTTCAAGGAGTTTAAACTTGTTGAGAAGAGGCAACTGAGTCATAATGTTGCCAAGTTCAAGTTTGCACTCCCGACACCTACTTCTGCATTGGGTCTTCCAATCGGACAACATATAAGCTGCAG AGGACAGGATGCTGCTGGTGAGGAAGTGATCAAGCCTTATACTCCAACTACTCTGGACTCTGATCTTGGATCCTTTGAGCTTGTTATAAAG ATGTATCCCCAAGGAAGAATGTCTCATCATTTCCGTGAGATGAAAGTTGGTGATTATATGTCTGTGAAGGGACCTAAG GGTCGTTTCAAGTACCTACCTGGACAAGTGAGAGCATTTGGAATGATAGCTGGAGGATCAGGCATTACTCCAATGTTCCAA GTCACAAGGGCAATTCTTGAGAACCCAAAAGACAATACGAAAGTACACTTAATCTATGCAAATGTCACATATGATGATATTCTTCTGAAG GAAGAACTTGACAGTATGGCCAAAAACTATCCCGATCGCTTCAAGATCTACTATGTCTTGAATCAG CCTCCCGAAGTCTGGGACGGTGGTGTCGGGTTCGTCTCAAAGGAAATGATCCAAACTCATTGTCCAGTGCCCGCTGCCGACATTCAG GTATTGCGATGTGGCCCTCCTCCCATGAACAAAGCCATGGCTGCACACCTGGACGATCTCGGTTACACGAAGGAGATGCAGTTCCAGTTCTAA
- the LOC8077025 gene encoding type I inositol polyphosphate 5-phosphatase 10 isoform X1 has product MSFSDDGKMKGCQPNLFRTKDKKVAKRTDRAGCSTSKSGSSNSKSPSSSPFRKLSEVRSIRLSHFLSHSSNATKYEHVSSVFRIFVSTWNVGGKAPTAELKLDDFLPADDHSDIYVLGFQEIVPLNAGNVLVIEDNEPAARWLALINRALNQPVDTDADIFQHKPSPSLDSTSSQSTPGLDGSFSNRSRTASGSVIFQKSLKSIRKSYMPSQRKLLKFCNCPVEMAKKSYKDACFRCPRPQAYANEMDSSEEDELDDKLNDIFGLNDDDVTSSASASRDQLKYNLISCKQMVGIFVTVWAKKELVQHIGHVRTSCVGRGIMGYLGNKGCISVSMTLYQTSFCFICSHLASGEKEGDELRRNLDVLEILRLTQFRRICRRAGRRIPEKILDHERVIWLGDLNYRISLSYEDTKKLLTENNWDALFEKDQLNIQRASGSVFKGWSEEKIYFAPTYKYSCNSDSYAGETATSKKKRRTPAWCDRILWHGDGIAQLSYFRGESQFSDHRPVCGTFIVDAERLDGKSKRRSSNTNIRIGAEELLPTSNKHN; this is encoded by the exons ATGTCTTTTTCAGATGACGGAAAGATGAAG GGCTGTCAGCCAAACCTTTTTCGGACAAAGGATAAGAAAGTCGCCAAGAGGACAGACCGTGCAGGCTGCTCCACAT CTAAGAGTGGATCAAGCAACTCAAAGTCACCATCTTCATCCCCCTTCCGGAAACTTTCAG AAGTTAGGAGCATACGTCTCAGCCATTTTCTAAGTCACTCTTCAAatgctacaaaatatgaacatgTTAG TTCTGTGTTTAGGATATTTGTCTCCACATGGAACGTTGGAGGAAAAGCGCCTACCGCCGAGTTGAAACTGGATGACTTTCTTCCTGCTGATGACCATTCAGATATTTATGTTTTAGG TTTTCAGGAAATTGTGCCTCTCAATGCTGGTAATGTCCTTGTGATAGAAGATAACGAACCAGCTGCAAGATGGCTTGCTCTTATAAACCGTGCACTAAATCAACCAGTTGACACTGATGCTGATATATTTCAGCACAAACCATCGCCCTCCCTGGATTCAACCTCATCCCAGTCAACACCAGGCCTTGATGGTTCGTTCTCCAACCGTTCAAGAACAGCCAGTGGTTCTGTAATCTTCCAAAAGTCCTTGAAATCCATCAGGAAATCTTACATGCCATCCCAGAGAAAACTGCTCAAATTCTGCAATTGCCCAGTGGAAATGGCCAAGAAATCCTACAAAGATGCTTGCTTTCGATGCCCACGGCCACAAGCATATGCCAATGAAATGGATTCTTCAGAAGAGGATGAATTGGATGACAAATTGAATGATATTTTTGGCCTTAATGATGATGATGTTACTTCGTCTGCTTCTGCCTCCAGGGACCAGCTAAAGTATAACCTCATATCTTGCAAACAAATGGTTGGTATTTTTGTCACAGTCTGGGCAAAGAAAGAACTAGTGCAGCATATAGGACATGTGAGAACATCCTGTGTTGGTCGCGGAATAATGGGATATCTTGGAAACAAG GGATGTATATCAGTAAGCATGACATTGTACCAGACAAGCTTTTGTTTCATCTGCAGCCATTTGGCTTCAGGTGAAAAGGAAGGCGATGAATTGAGGCGGAATTTAGATGTGTTAGAGATTCTAAGGCTCACACAATTTCGAAGGATTTGCAGAAGAGCTGGGCGAAGAATCCCTGAGAAAATTCTCGACCATGA GCGGGTGATATGGTTAGGAGACCTGAACTACCGAATTTCCTTGAGCTATGAAGATACCAAAAAACTTCTGACTGAAAATAACTGGGATGCCCTTTTTGAAAAGGATCAG CTCAATATTCAGCGTGCGTCTGGAAGTGTGTTCAAGGGGTGGAGTGAAGAGAAGATATATTTTGCTCCCACATACAAGTACTCTTGCAACTCAGATTCTTATGCTGGAGAGACTGCCACATcaaagaaaaagaggagaacccCAGCCTG GTGTGATAGAATACTATGGCATGGAGATGGTATTGCACAGTTATCGTACTTCCGGGGGGAGTCTCAATTCTCTGACCATCGTCCTGTTTGTGGAACATTTATTGTTGATGCTGAAAGGCTAGATGGCAAATCAAAGAGGCGCTCATCAAACACTAACATTAGAATCGGTGCTGAAGAGCTGTTACCGACAAGCAACAAGCATAACTAA
- the LOC8077025 gene encoding type I inositol polyphosphate 5-phosphatase 10 isoform X2, which translates to MSFSDDGKMKGCQPNLFRTKDKKVAKRTDRAGCSTSKSGSSNSKSPSSSPFRKLSEVRSIRLSHFLSHSSNATKYEHVRIFVSTWNVGGKAPTAELKLDDFLPADDHSDIYVLGFQEIVPLNAGNVLVIEDNEPAARWLALINRALNQPVDTDADIFQHKPSPSLDSTSSQSTPGLDGSFSNRSRTASGSVIFQKSLKSIRKSYMPSQRKLLKFCNCPVEMAKKSYKDACFRCPRPQAYANEMDSSEEDELDDKLNDIFGLNDDDVTSSASASRDQLKYNLISCKQMVGIFVTVWAKKELVQHIGHVRTSCVGRGIMGYLGNKGCISVSMTLYQTSFCFICSHLASGEKEGDELRRNLDVLEILRLTQFRRICRRAGRRIPEKILDHERVIWLGDLNYRISLSYEDTKKLLTENNWDALFEKDQLNIQRASGSVFKGWSEEKIYFAPTYKYSCNSDSYAGETATSKKKRRTPAWCDRILWHGDGIAQLSYFRGESQFSDHRPVCGTFIVDAERLDGKSKRRSSNTNIRIGAEELLPTSNKHN; encoded by the exons ATGTCTTTTTCAGATGACGGAAAGATGAAG GGCTGTCAGCCAAACCTTTTTCGGACAAAGGATAAGAAAGTCGCCAAGAGGACAGACCGTGCAGGCTGCTCCACAT CTAAGAGTGGATCAAGCAACTCAAAGTCACCATCTTCATCCCCCTTCCGGAAACTTTCAG AAGTTAGGAGCATACGTCTCAGCCATTTTCTAAGTCACTCTTCAAatgctacaaaatatgaacatgTTAG GATATTTGTCTCCACATGGAACGTTGGAGGAAAAGCGCCTACCGCCGAGTTGAAACTGGATGACTTTCTTCCTGCTGATGACCATTCAGATATTTATGTTTTAGG TTTTCAGGAAATTGTGCCTCTCAATGCTGGTAATGTCCTTGTGATAGAAGATAACGAACCAGCTGCAAGATGGCTTGCTCTTATAAACCGTGCACTAAATCAACCAGTTGACACTGATGCTGATATATTTCAGCACAAACCATCGCCCTCCCTGGATTCAACCTCATCCCAGTCAACACCAGGCCTTGATGGTTCGTTCTCCAACCGTTCAAGAACAGCCAGTGGTTCTGTAATCTTCCAAAAGTCCTTGAAATCCATCAGGAAATCTTACATGCCATCCCAGAGAAAACTGCTCAAATTCTGCAATTGCCCAGTGGAAATGGCCAAGAAATCCTACAAAGATGCTTGCTTTCGATGCCCACGGCCACAAGCATATGCCAATGAAATGGATTCTTCAGAAGAGGATGAATTGGATGACAAATTGAATGATATTTTTGGCCTTAATGATGATGATGTTACTTCGTCTGCTTCTGCCTCCAGGGACCAGCTAAAGTATAACCTCATATCTTGCAAACAAATGGTTGGTATTTTTGTCACAGTCTGGGCAAAGAAAGAACTAGTGCAGCATATAGGACATGTGAGAACATCCTGTGTTGGTCGCGGAATAATGGGATATCTTGGAAACAAG GGATGTATATCAGTAAGCATGACATTGTACCAGACAAGCTTTTGTTTCATCTGCAGCCATTTGGCTTCAGGTGAAAAGGAAGGCGATGAATTGAGGCGGAATTTAGATGTGTTAGAGATTCTAAGGCTCACACAATTTCGAAGGATTTGCAGAAGAGCTGGGCGAAGAATCCCTGAGAAAATTCTCGACCATGA GCGGGTGATATGGTTAGGAGACCTGAACTACCGAATTTCCTTGAGCTATGAAGATACCAAAAAACTTCTGACTGAAAATAACTGGGATGCCCTTTTTGAAAAGGATCAG CTCAATATTCAGCGTGCGTCTGGAAGTGTGTTCAAGGGGTGGAGTGAAGAGAAGATATATTTTGCTCCCACATACAAGTACTCTTGCAACTCAGATTCTTATGCTGGAGAGACTGCCACATcaaagaaaaagaggagaacccCAGCCTG GTGTGATAGAATACTATGGCATGGAGATGGTATTGCACAGTTATCGTACTTCCGGGGGGAGTCTCAATTCTCTGACCATCGTCCTGTTTGTGGAACATTTATTGTTGATGCTGAAAGGCTAGATGGCAAATCAAAGAGGCGCTCATCAAACACTAACATTAGAATCGGTGCTGAAGAGCTGTTACCGACAAGCAACAAGCATAACTAA